In Desulfobaccales bacterium, one genomic interval encodes:
- a CDS encoding CAP domain-containing protein, which produces MVKLMIVGLLAGVVLAFCPLVMPLANQALAPPVVKPLKPVLPPPGVKYLEKVEDLVFELTNQHRRAKSVAPLSKDDELRDVARAYSNDMLVRRFFDHTTPDGVPYHRRISSNYRHWVRSIGENIWSAWGYKTSNASSLAKEIVDDWLSSPGHRAILLDPDFTHLGVGVSARNGTILATQEFVGKFKIFSQRELITPWLIKLNRL; this is translated from the coding sequence GTGGTGAAACTAATGATAGTGGGCCTCCTGGCGGGGGTGGTTTTAGCTTTCTGCCCTTTGGTGATGCCTCTGGCCAACCAGGCGTTAGCCCCGCCCGTGGTGAAACCGCTGAAACCGGTTTTGCCGCCGCCGGGGGTTAAGTATTTGGAAAAGGTGGAAGACCTGGTCTTTGAACTGACCAATCAACACAGGCGGGCAAAAAGTGTAGCCCCTTTAAGCAAAGATGATGAACTGCGGGATGTGGCCCGGGCCTATAGCAATGACATGCTGGTGCGCCGGTTTTTTGACCACACCACCCCTGACGGAGTACCCTATCATAGACGTATATCAAGCAATTACCGCCACTGGGTGCGCTCTATAGGTGAGAATATTTGGAGCGCCTGGGGCTACAAGACCAGCAACGCTTCGAGCCTGGCCAAAGAAATCGTGGATGACTGGCTGAGCAGCCCCGGACACCGGGCCATTTTGCTCGACCCCGATTTTACTCATTTAGGAGTGGGAGTCTCAGCCCGGAATGGCACGATTCTGGCCACGCAGGAATTTGTGGGGAAGTTCAAAATCTTCAGCCAGAGGGAACTTATCACACCCTGGCTTATTAAATTAAATAGACTTTGA